Genomic DNA from Klebsiella variicola:
GCTTGCTTACCATCGTGTTGGCCGTTTTTCGCCAGCGGTTTACCCTGATGCTGCGCGCCTTTTTCTGCCGGCGGTGGCGGGTTGTCGGCAGCGAACGCCCATGACGATATTCCCAGCGTCATCACGGCGGACAGTAAAGCTAACTTCTTCATAGCAATATCCTTTCTTCTGATGTGTCCGCGTATTTCAGCAGGCAAAAGTGAAGACAAGATGGAGAAGTCCAGATTCGGATTGCTCTGCATCCTGGTTCAAACTTTAAGGCCTGCTGCCGTCATCAGCAGGCGAAACAGCAGGCTGATGGCGGCCAGCGTCAGTACGCTGCCTCCCCAGAGCGCGATCAGCCACAGCAGACGTTTAGGCCAGGCAGTATGCATCAGTGATATCCCTCCCCGGGCTGAACTTTGCCGCGGAA
This window encodes:
- a CDS encoding DUF2474 domain-containing protein; amino-acid sequence: MHTAWPKRLLWLIALWGGSVLTLAAISLLFRLLMTAAGLKV